Proteins from one Chroococcidiopsis sp. CCMEE 29 genomic window:
- a CDS encoding TetR/AcrR family transcriptional regulator: MNYRADTAKQILDVAQQMVQTRGYNAFSYAHISAQVGIRKASIHYHFPSKSDLGKELVARFRVTFYNKLDQIDRVADDPYQKLEWYIQLYGDMLQEQRMCLCGMLAADFTTLPERVREEVNQFFDDNVVWLTKVLVEGAKAGVIHCQASACVEAQLIVAGLQGAMLIARSYGDVTWYQAIAQKLIDALKT, from the coding sequence ATGAATTACAGAGCAGACACAGCTAAGCAGATACTAGATGTAGCCCAACAGATGGTGCAGACTCGAGGCTACAATGCCTTCAGCTACGCACACATCTCTGCACAGGTTGGCATCCGAAAAGCAAGCATCCACTACCATTTCCCCAGTAAGAGTGACCTAGGCAAGGAGTTAGTCGCACGCTTCCGCGTGACCTTCTACAATAAGCTAGATCAGATTGATCGAGTAGCCGACGATCCTTATCAGAAGTTGGAGTGGTACATACAGCTCTACGGTGACATGCTGCAGGAGCAGCGGATGTGTCTGTGTGGAATGCTGGCAGCAGATTTTACTACCCTGCCTGAAAGAGTTCGCGAGGAAGTAAATCAGTTCTTTGATGACAATGTAGTCTGGTTAACAAAGGTACTTGTTGAGGGTGCCAAAGCTGGGGTCATTCACTGCCAGGCATCTGCCTGTGTTGAAGCGCAGCTAATTGTAGCGGGGCTACAGGGGGCAATGCTGATAGCTCGCTCCTATGGGGATGTCACCTGGTATCAGGCGATCGCTCAAAAGCTGATTGATGCGCTGAAAACATAG
- the rfbC gene encoding dTDP-4-dehydrorhamnose 3,5-epimerase, which translates to MIFTETKLKGALIIDFEPQQDRRGFFARTFCSKEFAAYGLRPNIAQCNLSYNYKKGTLRGMHYQTAPATEIKLVRCIRGAVYDVIIDMRPESPTYLEHIGVKLSAENRRALYVPEMFAHGYQTLTDGAEVIYQISEFYAPESEWGLRYNDPLLEIVWPLPVSEISQKDATWPLMESILIGV; encoded by the coding sequence ATGATATTTACAGAAACAAAGCTCAAAGGAGCACTCATTATTGACTTTGAGCCCCAACAAGATCGCAGGGGCTTTTTTGCTCGTACTTTCTGTTCAAAGGAATTTGCAGCGTACGGTTTAAGACCAAATATTGCTCAATGCAATCTATCTTATAACTACAAAAAGGGAACGTTGCGAGGAATGCACTATCAAACTGCCCCAGCAACTGAAATAAAGCTAGTTCGTTGTATTAGAGGCGCTGTTTACGATGTAATAATCGATATGCGTCCTGAATCACCCACTTATCTAGAACACATTGGTGTGAAGCTAAGCGCTGAAAACCGGAGAGCGCTCTATGTACCGGAAATGTTTGCCCACGGCTATCAAACTTTAACCGATGGAGCAGAGGTTATCTATCAGATTAGTGAATTCTACGCTCCAGAGTCGGAATGGGGTCTACGCTATAACGATCCACTACTGGAAATTGTGTGGCCGCTACCTGTTAGTGAAATTTCTCAGAAAGATGCAACCTGGCCTTTAATGGAATCAATTCTTATAGGGGTTTAA
- a CDS encoding SDR family oxidoreductase, translated as MKILVTGTEGYIGSLLTPFLMQRGHTVIGANTGFYSFDQLNKGAELTTKTLNTDIRQIDTEDLLDIEAIVYTGDLANAPTGQLYPTIAYDINYKGSVRLANIAKTAGVRRFIYMSSCSVYGIDTDDYVTEEFPVNPQSDYAIYKTLVEQDVKAIADDSFSPTFLRIAHAFGASPRMRFDSILNYLAGLAWTTKEIKVPSDGILWCPLVHALDVCKAILCTLEAPRDIVHNQTFNVGDTAHNYQVKEIAEIVAEVFKDCPLNFENKVFNQHSYRISFEKINKIMPGFKCEWTAQRGAQQLLSLFTLINPKDISFKHSIFQPFSVKQVKSKIKN; from the coding sequence ATGAAAATACTTGTCACTGGGACTGAAGGGTACATCGGTTCATTGCTGACACCTTTCTTGATGCAACGCGGACACACAGTTATTGGAGCAAATACAGGGTTTTACAGTTTCGATCAGCTGAACAAGGGTGCAGAACTAACTACCAAAACCCTGAATACAGATATCCGGCAGATCGATACTGAAGACCTGCTTGATATCGAGGCAATTGTTTACACGGGTGATCTTGCCAATGCTCCAACAGGACAGCTATATCCAACTATCGCCTATGACATTAACTATAAAGGTTCAGTGCGTTTAGCAAACATAGCTAAAACAGCAGGCGTGCGTCGGTTTATTTATATGTCTTCATGCAGTGTATATGGCATCGATACTGATGACTATGTCACTGAAGAATTCCCTGTTAATCCTCAATCAGATTATGCAATTTACAAAACGTTGGTAGAGCAAGATGTTAAGGCGATCGCTGATGACAGTTTTTCTCCCACTTTTTTGCGTATTGCTCATGCCTTTGGTGCATCACCCAGGATGCGCTTCGATAGTATTCTCAACTATTTAGCAGGGCTAGCATGGACTACTAAGGAAATCAAAGTTCCCAGCGATGGTATCCTCTGGTGTCCGCTAGTCCATGCCTTGGATGTCTGTAAGGCAATTTTATGCACACTTGAAGCTCCGCGCGACATTGTTCATAATCAAACTTTCAATGTAGGCGACACGGCTCACAATTATCAAGTGAAAGAAATTGCTGAAATTGTTGCTGAAGTCTTTAAAGATTGCCCATTGAATTTTGAAAATAAAGTTTTTAATCAGCACAGCTATCGTATCTCTTTTGAAAAGATTAATAAGATAATGCCTGGCTTTAAATGCGAATGGACTGCCCAGCGTGGTGCTCAACAGTTATTAAGTTTGTTCACCTTAATTAACCCCAAAGATATTTCTTTCAAACACTCTATCTTTCAACCATTTTCGGTTAAGCAGGTAAAATCTAAAATCAAAAATTAG
- a CDS encoding acyltransferase, with product MLIALSQDIWARFLRTWQSAGVQGIFPAAWTFFWMKFAGLGYFGRIATWLATLFAPPYYERRRLARYNSKGYIAPSATIHHPRLQLSANVFISDRVVIFQDRNGGSVALADRVHLYQDVCIQTGDGGSLEIGSDTHIQPRCQLSAYKAPIQIGRGVQIAPNCAFYPYDHGVAPSELIMKQPLQTKGGIVIDDDAWLGFGVIVLDGVRIGKGAVVGAGAVVTHNVPDGAIAVGVPARVVNMRSNLAGGNSDKSTTRLETKKLFAGQKGIASPLPDIPIP from the coding sequence ATGTTAATTGCGTTATCTCAAGATATCTGGGCTCGTTTTTTGAGAACCTGGCAATCGGCTGGCGTACAGGGTATCTTCCCAGCCGCCTGGACCTTCTTTTGGATGAAATTTGCAGGGTTAGGCTATTTCGGACGAATTGCCACTTGGCTTGCCACATTATTTGCTCCGCCCTACTATGAACGCCGTCGCTTGGCTCGTTACAATTCAAAAGGCTATATTGCCCCTAGTGCAACTATCCATCATCCTCGTCTGCAACTGAGCGCGAATGTTTTCATTAGCGATCGCGTTGTTATATTTCAGGATAGAAACGGTGGTTCAGTAGCGTTGGCCGATCGCGTCCACCTATATCAGGATGTATGTATTCAAACGGGTGATGGCGGTAGCTTAGAGATTGGTTCTGATACACACATTCAACCTCGCTGCCAGTTGTCAGCCTATAAAGCACCAATTCAAATTGGTCGTGGTGTACAAATTGCACCGAACTGTGCCTTCTATCCCTACGATCATGGTGTTGCACCTAGTGAACTGATCATGAAGCAACCATTACAAACCAAAGGCGGCATCGTAATTGACGATGATGCTTGGTTAGGTTTCGGTGTAATTGTGCTGGATGGGGTACGCATTGGCAAGGGTGCCGTAGTTGGCGCAGGTGCTGTCGTCACCCACAATGTACCGGATGGCGCGATCGCTGTTGGCGTGCCTGCTCGTGTTGTTAACATGCGTAGTAATCTGGCAGGGGGGAACTCAGACAAGTCAACCACCCGCTTAGAAACCAAAAAGCTCTTTGCAGGTCAAAAGGGTATCGCTTCTCCGCTTCCTGATATCCCAATTCCTTGA
- a CDS encoding glycosyltransferase, which yields MPKVTVLIPNYNYGHFLEKRIQSVLNQTYQDFEVIYLDNGSTDISNQVFAKFMSDKRIRAIYNQVNSGTPYTQWNKGMREAQGEYVWIAESDDYADERLLAELIIRLDKYPTVGIAYCQSWKVDENDNILSCFQEWTADLDEQRWKKDFVNNGKDECSRYLIFKCILPNASAALIRRSVYEKVGGVDEKMIVAGDWMLWAKMLLVSDILFVAEPLNYYRKHGRSVTSNCHRGGLLLAEYCQVIQYILQNVQISEDILEKVCDRTIDWWLNTVLHQNNVGLSRNQKIYRVLSEIDPRVNRRLINRWLLKKIVKREDKLSVKKGLLHLAQGFKNR from the coding sequence ATGCCAAAAGTTACTGTGTTAATTCCTAACTATAATTATGGTCACTTTTTAGAGAAGCGTATTCAAAGTGTGCTTAATCAAACCTACCAAGACTTTGAGGTCATTTACCTCGACAATGGGTCAACTGATATTAGTAACCAAGTGTTTGCAAAGTTTATGAGTGACAAGCGCATTCGTGCAATTTATAATCAGGTCAACAGTGGTACTCCCTATACGCAATGGAACAAAGGAATGCGCGAGGCTCAAGGAGAGTATGTCTGGATTGCTGAGTCTGATGATTATGCCGATGAACGCCTACTAGCTGAACTCATTATCAGGTTAGACAAATATCCAACTGTAGGGATAGCATACTGTCAATCTTGGAAGGTTGATGAAAATGATAATATTCTATCTTGTTTCCAAGAGTGGACAGCAGATTTAGATGAACAACGCTGGAAAAAAGACTTTGTCAATAACGGCAAAGATGAGTGTAGTCGCTACCTAATTTTTAAGTGTATACTTCCTAATGCAAGTGCAGCTTTGATCAGACGGTCAGTATATGAAAAAGTAGGAGGAGTTGATGAAAAAATGATAGTTGCTGGAGACTGGATGCTATGGGCAAAAATGTTATTAGTTTCCGACATTTTATTTGTTGCTGAACCACTCAATTACTATCGAAAACATGGTAGATCTGTAACGAGTAATTGCCATAGAGGCGGGTTACTTCTAGCAGAATATTGTCAAGTGATTCAATATATTTTGCAAAATGTGCAAATTTCAGAAGATATTTTGGAAAAAGTTTGTGATAGAACAATTGACTGGTGGTTAAATACTGTATTGCATCAGAATAATGTAGGTTTAAGTAGAAATCAGAAAATTTACAGAGTTTTGAGTGAGATAGACCCAAGAGTAAATCGTCGATTGATAAATCGTTGGTTACTAAAAAAAATTGTGAAAAGGGAGGACAAACTCTCAGTCAAAAAAGGACTGCTGCACTTAGCACAAGGCTTTAAAAATAGATAG
- a CDS encoding YbjN domain-containing protein, protein MATILQFIAQCLDRQGWKYEIEAANFRIITSVQAQNGEDLWIVLQLLEGGKFLQFCAPQILHVKDHVYKGVLFQTMLAISWEVKMLRFEYDPTDGEVRASIELPLEDAELTYQQFDRCLSNLSNLVEHVAMPRLKAVLATGQDPGQTLLAESWLDTLPEELLNLLEQAMAARQQRRNI, encoded by the coding sequence ATGGCGACCATCCTCCAGTTCATAGCTCAGTGTCTTGATCGTCAAGGCTGGAAATACGAAATTGAGGCAGCTAACTTCCGCATCATCACAAGTGTCCAAGCACAGAACGGCGAGGACTTATGGATCGTGTTGCAGCTTTTAGAGGGTGGAAAGTTCCTCCAGTTCTGCGCTCCACAGATACTCCATGTGAAAGACCATGTTTACAAAGGCGTGCTTTTTCAAACAATGTTAGCCATTAGTTGGGAAGTAAAGATGTTGCGGTTTGAGTACGATCCAACTGATGGTGAAGTCCGCGCCTCTATTGAACTGCCTCTAGAGGACGCTGAACTGACCTACCAACAGTTTGATCGGTGTCTGAGTAATCTGAGCAATCTGGTGGAGCACGTAGCTATGCCTAGGCTGAAGGCGGTGCTAGCCACAGGGCAAGACCCAGGTCAAACACTCCTGGCTGAGAGTTGGCTGGATACCCTGCCAGAGGAATTACTCAACCTCCTAGAACAGGCGATGGCAGCTCGCCAGCAAAGACGAAACATTTAG
- the ahcY gene encoding adenosylhomocysteinase has protein sequence MTATSSRLKHEIKDLSLAPFGRQRIEWAGREMPVLRQIRDRFAQEKPLAGIRLVACCHVTTETAHLAIALKAAGADALLIASNPLSTQDDVAASLVADHEIPVFAIKGEDNETYHRHLQIALDHRPNIIIDDGSDVVATLVQHRQHQIADLIGTTEETTTGIVRLRAMFKDGVLTFPAMNVNDADTKHFFDNRYGTGQSTLDGIIRATNLLLAGKTVVVAGYGWCGKGTALRARGMGANVIVTEVDSIRAIEAVMDGFRVLPMAEAASLGDLFITVTGNKHVIRAEHFQVMKDGAIVCNSGHFDIEIDLKALSGAATEVRQVRNFTQEYRLQNGRKSVVVLGEGRLINLAAAEGHPSAVMDMSFANQALACEYLVKNQGKLEPGLHSIPAEVDREIARLKLQAMGITIDTLTPEQLEYTNSWTSGTE, from the coding sequence ATGACCGCAACTTCTAGTCGGTTAAAACACGAAATCAAAGATCTTTCCCTCGCACCTTTTGGCAGGCAGCGAATTGAATGGGCTGGGAGAGAAATGCCAGTGCTGCGGCAAATTCGCGATCGCTTTGCTCAAGAAAAGCCCCTGGCGGGAATACGCTTAGTCGCTTGCTGCCATGTGACGACTGAAACGGCTCACCTGGCGATCGCCCTCAAAGCCGCTGGCGCAGATGCCCTACTGATTGCCAGTAATCCGCTTTCAACCCAAGATGACGTAGCTGCCAGCCTGGTCGCCGATCATGAAATCCCAGTCTTTGCGATCAAAGGCGAAGATAACGAGACCTATCATCGGCACCTCCAAATTGCGCTCGATCACCGACCCAACATCATTATTGATGACGGCAGCGACGTTGTTGCTACCCTGGTACAGCATCGGCAACACCAAATTGCTGATTTGATTGGCACCACTGAGGAGACAACCACGGGCATTGTCCGTCTGCGTGCCATGTTCAAAGACGGGGTACTTACCTTCCCGGCAATGAATGTCAACGATGCTGACACCAAGCACTTCTTTGACAATCGCTACGGTACCGGTCAATCGACCCTGGATGGCATCATCCGCGCTACTAATCTCCTGCTGGCTGGGAAAACCGTCGTTGTCGCTGGTTACGGCTGGTGCGGCAAAGGAACTGCACTGCGGGCGCGGGGCATGGGAGCCAATGTGATTGTGACTGAGGTTGACTCAATTCGGGCGATTGAAGCAGTGATGGATGGCTTCCGGGTGCTGCCAATGGCTGAAGCTGCGTCCCTCGGTGACTTGTTCATCACCGTTACTGGTAATAAGCATGTAATTCGGGCTGAGCATTTCCAGGTGATGAAAGACGGAGCGATCGTGTGTAACTCCGGTCACTTTGATATTGAAATTGATCTTAAGGCGCTGAGTGGTGCAGCCACAGAAGTGCGGCAAGTGCGGAACTTCACCCAAGAGTACCGGCTCCAAAATGGCAGAAAATCAGTTGTGGTACTGGGCGAAGGACGGCTGATTAACCTAGCGGCAGCTGAAGGGCATCCCAGTGCAGTGATGGATATGAGCTTTGCTAACCAAGCTTTAGCGTGTGAATATCTGGTGAAAAATCAGGGCAAGCTGGAACCCGGTTTGCACTCAATTCCAGCTGAGGTGGATCGAGAGATTGCACGACTGAAGTTGCAAGCTATGGGGATTACCATTGATACCCTAACACCAGAGCAACTAGAGTATACCAACTCTTGGACTTCTGGCACTGAATAA
- a CDS encoding methylenetetrahydrofolate reductase — protein MAQQPLEPGKDMHQNSFRAAAQTGEFLITAEVTPPKGGDAVHMAKMALALKDRVHAVNITDGSRAVLRMCPLAASVILLQQGIEPICQMTCRDRNSIALQADLMGANALGIHNILALTGDPVKAGDHPKARGVFDLESVRLLQTIEKLNRGFDCNDQPLSDGATVLFPGAAVDPQLSSWSSLQRRFEHKVAAGAQFFQSQLIVDFNRLEKFMSQIAVNFGKPILAGIFLLKSAKNAQFINRCVPGVSIPQATIDRLERAADPLQEGMIIAAEQVQLAGQMCQGVHMMAVKREDLIPQILDLAGVLPLTKPVLVVEDAKTRGRKDAEREEPAVA, from the coding sequence ATGGCTCAGCAACCTCTTGAACCTGGCAAAGACATGCACCAGAATAGTTTTCGTGCGGCAGCCCAGACAGGTGAATTTCTGATTACAGCAGAGGTGACTCCCCCCAAAGGAGGAGACGCGGTGCACATGGCAAAAATGGCGTTGGCTCTTAAGGACCGCGTTCATGCAGTCAACATTACTGATGGCAGCCGGGCAGTATTGCGAATGTGTCCATTGGCAGCTTCTGTAATTCTGCTGCAGCAAGGAATTGAACCAATCTGTCAGATGACTTGTCGCGATCGCAATTCTATTGCTCTCCAAGCCGATCTGATGGGGGCTAATGCTCTTGGCATCCACAATATCCTAGCTCTCACAGGTGACCCGGTGAAAGCAGGAGATCATCCCAAAGCTCGAGGCGTGTTTGATTTAGAATCTGTTCGGCTCTTGCAGACGATTGAAAAACTTAATCGCGGCTTTGATTGCAATGACCAACCCTTGAGTGACGGAGCAACTGTGCTGTTTCCGGGAGCGGCAGTCGATCCGCAATTGTCTAGTTGGTCAAGCTTACAACGACGCTTTGAGCATAAAGTAGCAGCAGGAGCACAGTTTTTTCAAAGCCAGTTGATTGTTGACTTTAACCGCTTAGAGAAGTTTATGAGCCAAATTGCGGTTAATTTTGGCAAACCAATTCTGGCTGGGATTTTCTTGCTTAAATCTGCTAAAAATGCTCAATTTATTAACCGCTGCGTTCCAGGTGTGAGTATTCCCCAAGCAACAATTGATCGGCTAGAACGTGCTGCTGATCCACTGCAAGAAGGCATGATAATTGCGGCAGAGCAAGTTCAGCTAGCCGGTCAAATGTGTCAAGGGGTACACATGATGGCGGTTAAACGAGAAGACCTGATTCCTCAGATCCTCGATCTGGCTGGAGTCTTACCCTTAACTAAGCCTGTGCTCGTGGTCGAAGACGCAAAGACGCGGGGACGCAAAGATGCGGAGAGGGAGGAGCCAGCAGTAGCTTAA
- the metK gene encoding methionine adenosyltransferase, producing the protein MTRYLFTSESVTEGHPDKICDQISDTILDAHLNQDPASRVAAEVVVNTGLVMVTGEISSNAKVDYAKLVRQKIAEIGYTDATNGFSANSCAVLVTLDEQSPDIAQGVNKALECRQGDNEDAWDAIGAGDQGIMFGYACKETPELMPLPISLAHRLARRLARVRKTGQLPYLRPDGKTQVTVAYEDGCPVGIDTILISTQHSEEASQSEIFQDLWLEVVEPIFADIDIKPDKQTRFLVNPTGKFVVGGPQGDSGLTGRKIIVDTYGGYSRHGGGAFSGKDPTKVDRSASYACRYIAKNIVAADLADKCEVQVSYAIGTAKPVSIFIETFGTGRLPAEELLALVKQNFELRPAGLIHTFNLRGLPQERGGRFYQDVAAYGHFGRTDLDLPWERLDKVAQLQEAIAVYTH; encoded by the coding sequence TTGACTAGATACTTATTTACATCTGAATCTGTAACTGAGGGTCATCCCGATAAAATTTGCGATCAGATTTCTGATACGATTTTGGATGCTCACCTGAATCAAGATCCTGCCAGCCGAGTAGCGGCAGAGGTGGTGGTAAATACTGGCTTGGTGATGGTTACAGGAGAGATTTCCTCGAACGCCAAAGTAGATTATGCTAAGCTGGTACGACAAAAAATTGCTGAAATTGGCTATACAGATGCAACTAACGGCTTCTCAGCTAATAGTTGTGCAGTTTTAGTTACTCTAGACGAACAGTCACCAGACATTGCCCAGGGAGTCAACAAAGCTCTAGAGTGCCGCCAAGGGGACAATGAAGATGCTTGGGATGCCATTGGCGCTGGCGATCAGGGGATTATGTTTGGTTATGCCTGTAAAGAAACTCCCGAACTGATGCCACTGCCGATTAGTCTGGCGCATCGACTGGCAAGGCGGCTAGCAAGGGTACGTAAAACAGGACAGCTACCCTACTTGCGACCAGATGGCAAAACGCAGGTAACAGTGGCTTATGAGGATGGTTGCCCTGTGGGAATTGATACGATTTTAATTTCTACTCAACACTCAGAGGAAGCATCCCAATCTGAAATTTTTCAGGACTTATGGCTAGAAGTCGTCGAACCTATCTTTGCTGATATAGACATTAAGCCTGACAAGCAAACTCGTTTTTTAGTCAATCCCACCGGTAAATTTGTTGTTGGAGGTCCCCAAGGCGATTCTGGGCTGACTGGACGCAAGATCATTGTGGATACTTATGGCGGATATTCTCGTCATGGAGGTGGTGCTTTTTCCGGTAAGGACCCAACTAAGGTAGATCGCTCCGCAAGTTATGCATGTCGCTATATAGCTAAAAATATCGTGGCTGCTGATTTAGCTGACAAGTGCGAGGTGCAAGTGAGCTATGCGATTGGAACAGCCAAACCCGTGAGCATTTTTATTGAGACTTTTGGCACTGGTAGATTACCTGCAGAGGAATTACTAGCTTTGGTCAAGCAAAATTTTGAGCTGCGACCCGCTGGTTTGATTCACACCTTCAATTTACGTGGTCTACCTCAGGAGCGAGGTGGACGCTTTTATCAAGATGTAGCTGCCTATGGACACTTTGGACGCACCGACTTGGATTTGCCTTGGGAGCGTTTGGACAAAGTTGCACAATTGCAGGAAGCTATTGCGGTTTATACACATTAA
- a CDS encoding class I SAM-dependent methyltransferase → MSKAANTFKEELDQVRLVVKKLLSNRESIKVLEVGCGSSSFIKLQQNTYMVGIDISEKQLQRNDILNEKILGDIQTYNLPHSEFDLIVCWWVLEHLQYPEKALTNCLASLKENGIIVVAVPNVYSIKGLITKYTPHQFHIWVYRYILGKKLAGIEDNPPFHTFLRFFIGLESIKAFAYSNEFSVEYFGFHESVDQKNFRENHRIAGPAWSLVKLIIKVLSFGKVDAELTDLIVVLKNQKVVKDGAPARKLVKTIG, encoded by the coding sequence ATGAGTAAAGCAGCTAATACATTTAAAGAAGAACTTGACCAAGTCCGTTTAGTGGTTAAGAAGTTACTGAGTAATAGAGAATCCATAAAAGTTCTTGAAGTGGGTTGTGGCTCTTCTAGTTTCATTAAATTGCAACAAAATACTTATATGGTAGGCATTGATATATCAGAAAAGCAGCTTCAAAGAAATGACATCTTGAATGAAAAGATTTTGGGAGATATACAAACTTACAATCTACCACACTCAGAATTTGACTTAATCGTTTGCTGGTGGGTTTTAGAACATCTTCAATACCCAGAAAAAGCTCTTACCAATTGCCTAGCCTCTCTCAAAGAGAATGGAATTATAGTTGTCGCAGTTCCTAATGTTTATTCAATTAAAGGTTTAATAACAAAGTATACTCCCCACCAGTTTCATATTTGGGTATACAGATATATTCTAGGTAAAAAACTAGCAGGAATAGAAGACAATCCTCCTTTTCATACATTCCTAAGGTTTTTTATTGGTTTAGAATCCATAAAAGCGTTTGCCTATAGTAATGAATTTTCAGTTGAATATTTTGGTTTTCATGAAAGTGTAGATCAGAAAAACTTTAGAGAAAACCACAGAATAGCTGGTCCAGCATGGTCATTAGTTAAACTAATAATTAAAGTACTAAGTTTTGGTAAGGTTGATGCAGAACTTACAGATTTAATTGTTGTACTGAAGAATCAAAAAGTAGTTAAAGATGGTGCTCCTGCCAGGAAGTTGGTGAAGACGATAGGATAG
- a CDS encoding glycosyltransferase family 2 protein, with translation MKKVSVIIPVYGVEKYIAGTVQSVLKQTYENFELLIIDDGSPDRSIEICQGFTDPRVKIIRQTNRGPSAARNTGIRHAQGEYLAFLDGDDLWLPEKLEKHVNHLNDSTAIGVSFSYSAFIDEAGKPLGIYQMAKITRITPPYIIRRNPIGNGSTPVIRKEVFETIKFQSNLYDSIENFYFDEQLRHSEDTECWLRIAIQTPWQIEGIPEALTLYRVNSGGLSAKMLKQLETTEKIIEKVSSYAPESIDQWKNPARAYQLRFVARRAVSLKEGLMAVEMIHRALATHWRILLEEPRRTLLTLAAAYALWLMPQNLYYQMETMALKVTGATQKRRILQKEKRLWER, from the coding sequence ATGAAAAAAGTTTCGGTCATCATTCCAGTCTATGGAGTTGAGAAATATATTGCTGGTACAGTGCAGTCTGTTCTTAAGCAAACCTACGAAAACTTTGAACTACTGATTATTGATGATGGCTCTCCCGATCGGAGTATAGAAATTTGTCAAGGATTTACAGACCCTAGAGTTAAGATTATTCGTCAGACGAATCGGGGACCATCTGCAGCTAGAAATACTGGTATTCGCCATGCTCAAGGAGAGTATTTGGCTTTTTTAGATGGGGACGATCTTTGGTTGCCAGAAAAGCTGGAAAAGCACGTTAATCATCTGAACGATTCAACCGCTATAGGGGTTAGTTTTAGCTACTCTGCTTTTATCGATGAAGCCGGAAAACCCCTAGGAATTTATCAGATGGCTAAGATTACAAGAATTACTCCCCCCTATATAATCCGCCGTAATCCGATTGGCAATGGCTCAACTCCAGTCATACGTAAAGAAGTTTTTGAGACCATTAAGTTTCAAAGTAATCTTTACGACAGTATAGAAAATTTTTATTTTGATGAGCAGTTACGCCATTCCGAAGACACTGAATGTTGGTTACGGATTGCAATTCAGACTCCATGGCAAATTGAGGGAATTCCTGAAGCCCTGACTCTATATCGGGTGAACTCAGGAGGGCTATCAGCTAAGATGCTCAAGCAGTTGGAAACTACGGAAAAAATAATTGAAAAAGTAAGCTCCTACGCTCCAGAATCAATTGATCAGTGGAAAAATCCAGCCAGAGCCTATCAGCTAAGATTTGTAGCCCGCAGGGCAGTAAGCCTGAAAGAAGGCTTAATGGCGGTAGAAATGATCCATCGAGCCTTAGCTACCCACTGGCGCATCCTACTGGAGGAGCCGCGTCGTACACTTCTAACCTTAGCTGCTGCCTATGCGCTCTGGCTCATGCCCCAGAACCTTTACTACCAAATGGAGACTATGGCTCTAAAAGTGACAGGAGCTACCCAAAAGCGCCGGATTCTCCAGAAGGAGAAAAGATTATGGGAAAGATAA